The Thermovirga sp. genome includes a window with the following:
- a CDS encoding MOSC domain-containing protein → MAEVIAVCAGEDRQKPKKELEAARFVDGMGISGDGHFGMGDRQVSLLRSEDLAQAEIEAGFPFPPGSLAENLVVVGLPGELTPGSLLRIGAEVCLEVVEKGKRPGEPHSYDYRGWCLLPTVGYFLKVLTGGEVRPGDAVVLEAKAV, encoded by the coding sequence ATGGCTGAGGTGATAGCGGTCTGCGCCGGTGAGGACCGGCAGAAACCAAAAAAGGAACTGGAGGCGGCCCGTTTCGTCGACGGGATGGGCATCTCCGGCGACGGCCACTTCGGTATGGGTGACCGCCAGGTGAGCCTCCTCCGGTCCGAGGACCTGGCCCAAGCGGAGATCGAGGCCGGGTTTCCCTTTCCGCCCGGTTCCCTGGCCGAGAACCTCGTGGTCGTCGGCTTGCCCGGGGAACTGACCCCCGGGTCTCTCCTCAGGATAGGGGCCGAGGTATGCCTGGAAGTGGTCGAAAAGGGGAAAAGACCCGGCGAACCCCATTCCTACGATTACCGTGGATGGTGTCTCCTGCCGACGGTCGGTTACTTCCTGAAGGTGCTGACCGGGGGCGAAGTGCGCCCCGGCGAC